The following proteins are encoded in a genomic region of Arachis stenosperma cultivar V10309 chromosome 4, arast.V10309.gnm1.PFL2, whole genome shotgun sequence:
- the LOC130976266 gene encoding vesicle transport protein GOT1 encodes MAYELTEMKKAGIGLIGFGIFFTFLGVVLFFDRGLLALGNIFWLAGVAILLGWRSMLSLFTNPANYKGTASFLLGLFFIFVRLPIVGILFEIYGCFVLFGRFWSSIKVFLYHIPLLGWIIQFISPP; translated from the exons ATGGCATATGAATTAACCGAGATGAAGA AGGCCGGTATAGGCCTGATTGGTTTCGGCATCTTTTTCACATTCCTTGGAGTTGTTCTTTTCTTCGACCGCGGCTTGCTTGCTCTCGGAAAT ATATTTTGGTTGGCAGGGGTAGCCATTTTGCTTGGATGGCGTTCCATGTTGAGTCTCTTTACAAATCCAGCAAACTATAAG GGTACTGCGTCATTTCTTCTTGGcctctttttcatttttgtaaggTTGCCCATAGTTGGCATTCTATTTGAAATATACGGCTGTTTTGTTCTCTTCGG TCGTTTTTGGTCATCGATCAAAGTGTTCCTCTATCATATCCCTCTTCTTGGATGGATTATACAGTTTATTTCCC CTCCGTGA
- the LOC130976392 gene encoding extensin-2-like translates to MSGGAKGPMRGLLWPQMPITAAFAIIFISYNVAAADPYIYNSPPPPPYEYKSPPPPSPSPPPPYYYKSPPPPSPSPPPPYYYKSPPPPSPSPPPPYYYKSPPPPSPSPPPPYYYKSPPPPSPSPPPPYYYKSPPPPKEPYYYKSPPPPSPSPPPPYYYKSPPPPSPSPPPPYYYKSPPPPSPSPPPPYYYKSPPPPSPSPPPPYYYKSPPPPSPVPHPPYYYKSPPPPVKSPPYYYNSPPPPVVYHHHPHHQLVVKVVGKVYCYKCYDWAYPEKSHNKKHLKGAVVEVTCEVGSKSIKAYGTTKINGKYSITLKDFDYVKYGSAVCKAKLHAPPKDSPCNIPTLLNDGTHLFLKSEDKYEVVFKAKPFAYASKKSYEECEKHNHHHNHKPSPTPYYYNSPPPPSSPTYVYKSPPPRSPIYVYKSPPPPSLAYVYKSPPPPAYYYKSPPPPSPTYVYKSPPPPPYYYKSPPPPSPSPPPPYYYKSPPPPKELPHPTPYYYKSPPPPSPSPPPPYYYKSPPPPSPSPPPPYYYKSPPPPKELPHPTPYYYKSPPPPSLSPPPPYYYKSPPPPSPSPPPPYYYKSPPPPKELPHPTPYYYKSPPPPSPSPPPPYYYKSPPPPSPSPPPPYYYKSPPPPKELPHPTPYYYKSPPPYYYKSPPPPSPSPPPPYYYKSPPPPEKSPEHPPYYYKSPPPPSPSPPPPYYYKSPPPPSPSPPPTYYYKSPPPPSPSPPPPYYYKSPPPPSPSPPPPYYYKSPPPPSPSPPPPYYYKSPPPPSPSPPSPYYYKSPPPPSPSPPPPYHYVSPPPPSPSPPPPYHYTSPPPPSPTPTPTYTYKSPPPPAYIYASPPPPIYK, encoded by the exons ATGTCCGGCGGTGCCAAAGGCCCCATGAGGGGGCTTCTTTGGCCACAAATGCCCATTACTGCAGCATTCGCCATTATTTTCATTTCCTATAATGTGGCAGCTGCAGATCCTTACATCTACAATTCTCCACCTCCACCACCCTATGAATACAAGTCTCCTCCGCCACCCTCACCTTCTCCCCCGCCACCCTACTACTACAAGTCTCCTCCTCCACCCTCCCCCTCTCCGCCTCCACCTTACTACTATAAGTCTCCTCCACCACCTTCACCCTCTCCCCCACCACCTTACTACTACAAATCTCCCCCACCACCATCCCCCTCTCCCCCGCCACCTTACTATTACAAATCCCCACCACCACCTTCACCATCTCCTCCCCCACCTTACTATTATAAGTCTCCACCCCCACCTAAGGAGCCTTACTACTACAAGTCTCCACCACCTCCGTCACCATCTCCTCCACCGCCATACTACTACAaatctcctcctcctccttctccatCTCCTCCACCGCCATACTACTACAAGTCACCTCCTCCTCCATCtccatcaccgcctccaccttaCTATTACAAATCTCCACCACCACCTTCACCTTCTCCTCCTCCGCCTTACTACTATAAATCACCTCCTCCTCCATCTCCTGTGCCTCATCCACCTTACTACTACAAGTCTCCACCACCACCAGTGAAATCTCCACCTTACTACTACAATTCTCCTCCTCCACCAGTTGTATATCACCACCACCCCCATCACCAGCTGGTCGTTAAGGTTGTAGGTAAAGTCTATTGCTACAAATGTTATGACTGGGCGTACCCCGAAAAATCTCATAACAAGAAGCACCTCAAAG GAGCTGTTGTGGAAGTGACATGTGAAGTAGGAAGTAAAAGCATTAAGGCATATGGTACAACAAAGATCAATGGAAAATACAGTATAACCTTGAAGGACTTTGATTATGTGAAATATGGATCTGCAGTGTGCAAGGCTAAGCTCCATGCTCCTCCTAAGGATTCACCTTGCAACATCCCTACCTTGTTGAACGATGGAACTCACTTGTTTTTGAAGTCTGAGGACAAGTATGAAGTTGTCTTCAAGGCTAAGCCATTTGCTTATGCTTCAAAGAAGTCATATGAAGAATGTGAAAAGCACAATCACCACCACAATCACAAACCTTCACCTACTCCATATTATTACAACTCACCACCTCCTCCATCATCACCCACTTATGTATATAAGTCTCCACCTCCACGATCACCCATTTACGTATATAAGTCTCCTCCTCCACCATCACTAGCATATGTGTATAAATCTCCACCTCCACCAGCATATTATTACAAATCTCCACCCCCACCATCACCTACTTATGTCTATAAGTCTCCACCTCCTCCTCCATACTATTACAAGTCTCCACCCCCACCATCACCATCTCCTCCACCACCTTACTATTACAAATCTCCTCCTCCACCCAAAGAGTTGCCACACCCTACTCCTTACTATTATAAATCACCACCTCCACCATCTCCATCGCCACCACCTCCGTACTACTACAAGTCACCTCCGCCACCATcaccttctcctcctcctccataCTACTACAAATCCCCTCCACCACCTAAAGAATTGCCACACCCTACTCCTTACTACTATAAATCACCACCTCCACCATCTCTATCACCACCACCTCCTTACTACTACAAGTCACCTCCACCACCATcaccttctcctcctcctccataCTACTACAAATCCCCTCCACCACCCAAAGAGTTGCCACACCCTACTCCTTACTATTATAAATCACCACCTCCACCATCTCCATCACCACCACCTCCTTACTACTACAAGTCACCTCCACCACCATcaccttctcctcctcctccataCTACTACAAATCCCCTCCCCCACCTAAAGAACTGCCACACCCTACTCCTTACTACTATAAATCACCACCTCCTTACTACTACAAGTCACCTCCACCACCATCTCCATCGCCTCCTCCTCCATACTACTACAAGTCTCCTCCTCCTCCAGAAAAATCGCCAGAACATCCCCCTTACTACTACAAATCTCCTCCTCCACCGTCACCATCACCTCCTCCTCCATACTACTACAAGAGTCCTCCACCACCATCTCCATCACCACCACCCACTTACTACTACAAATCACCACCTCCACCATCACCTTCACCACCGCCTCCTTACTATTACAAGTCACCTCCACCACCATCTCCATCACCACCTCCTCCTTATTATTACAAATCTCCTCCACCTCCTTCGCCTTCTCCACCACCTCCTTACTACTACAAGAGTCCTCCTCCACcatctccttctcctccttctccCTACTACTACAAATCTCCTCCACCACCATCACCGTCTCCCCCACCACCTTACCATTACGTAAGCCCTCCTCCACCATCCCCATCTCCACCACCACCATATCACTATACCTCACCACCTCCTCCATCCCCAACTCCTACTCCCACATACACTTACAAGTCTCCTCCGCCACCGGCGTACATCTATGCTTCCCCACCACCACCAATCTACAAGTGA
- the LOC130973631 gene encoding clathrin interactor EPSIN 3-like isoform X1, which yields MKKAIGQTVRDLKRGVNKKVLKVPGIEQKVLDATSNEPWGPHGSLLSDIAQATRNPHEYQMIMSVIWKRVNDTGKNWRHVYKALTVLEYLVAHGSERVIDDIREHAYQISTLSEFQYVDSSGRDQGINVRKKSQGLVLLVNDKEKIIEVRQKAAANRDKFRNTSGNGMYRPGSGSGAYGDRYDDDRYGNREEDRNGYGYGREREPGYRDDDRYSRDGDRYGREYEERYSRDGYRDDDYRGRSQSVDYAYDTRSRSSDRDRDDDGQYSSRGSSAKAEDNSLEARLEKKLSEQNMGVPPSYEEAIGESCSPAHSERDVEASVASAPRDSSPHVNDNPSQISAPTASSTSTSNNPTEATAVASTAASGKQGTEATDDFFDPRVATTGSPVTSNNVEMDFLGSLPDPFSSNALPLGPAVAEIATHEGNANTGSTASLAAPSPGSNFDQQSFEDPFGDTPFKAVPNNDAAPSQPQTFQNLGPSQSSGLNADSVTNFGFGDSFSVVPYSAAAPGDTHHISSNSQFLSQDFSSPQQEIDILADILPPAPSPEMASQHNFSSPAVALYPPPFSSSSSQMASPFSEPTGQLSQQGFSATTSQPSQGFSLPTGQFSEQAFSAPAVAQPSPSFPASSNQMPLPFSEPTGQLGQLGFSAATSQPSQAVSVPTDQFPQQTLSAPTSQYAQPFLSHARQPDLHAFSSSTGHSMLPPFTSQGGQPAQSSGHMYSAFHPQDGSFTSGAPHASAQSQNGYNGAMNSGSYLPQGSTASIPSHVAPQAPTGHLSQNTNFINYGGSSPHTTSHMVSHSSTPQAAQFNGQSFMGQQGSAAHLSSPLPHQSLGPSAAPYAVSTSSSPMVSQPAKDKFETKSTVWADTLSRGLVNLNISGPKTNPLADIGVDFDSINRKEKRMEKPTTTAVTSTVTMGKAMGAGSGIGRAGAGALRTPQNPMMGSGMGMGMGMGMNNGPGAGMGMGIGMNNGPGAGMGMGGYGGINPSMGMGMGMGMGMGMGQGVQMQPPIGMPPGSNMPGNYNNPMMGPGSYAQQPYGGYR from the exons ATGAAGAAGGCTATTGGTCAAACTGTTAGGGACCT AAAAAGGGGTGTTAATAAGAAAGTTCTGAAAGTTCCTGGGATTGAACAGAAG GTACTTGATGCTACCAGCAATGAGCCCtggggacctcatggatcacttctTTCAGATATTGCTCAGGCAACCAGAAATCC TCATGAATACCAGATGATCATGTCAGTAATCTGGAAGCGAGTTAATGACACGGGAAAGAATTGGCGCCATGTCTACAAG GCTTTGACAGTACTAGAGTACTTGGTGGCTCATGGGTCAGAGCGAGTCATAGATGATATCAGAGAACATGCTTATCAAATATCA ACATTGTCCGAATTTCAATATGTTGATTCCAGTGGAAGAGATCAAGGAATCAATGTTAGGAAGAAATCTCAGGGCCTTGTTCTCCTTGTGAATGATAAAGAAAAAATCATAGAGGTTAGGCAGAAGGCTGCTGCTAATAGGGACAA GTTTCGCAACACCTCAGGCAATGGAATGTATAGGCCTGGTTCAGGCAGTGGAGCTTATGGTGATAGGTATGATGATGATCGTTATGGAAACAGAGAGGAAGATAGAAATGGGTATGGATATGGAAGAGAAAGAGAACCAGGTTATAGAGATGATGACCGGTATAGTCGTGACGGGGATCGTTATGGCAGAGAATATGAGGAACGTTATAGTAGGGACGGTTACAGGGATGATGACTATAGAGGAAGAAGTCAAAGTGTTGATTACGCATATGATACAAGAAGCAGAAGCTCTGACAGAGACCGTGATGATGATGGCCAATACTCATCTCG AGGTAGCAGTGCCAAAGCTGAAGACAATTCTTTGGAAGCTAG GCTTGAGAAGAAACTTTCTGAGCAAAATATGGGTGTTCCTCCTAGTTATGAAGAAGCTATTGGTGAATCTTGCAGCCCTGCACACAGTGAAAG GGATGTAGAAGCTTCAGTAGCATCTGCTCCGAGAGACTCATCTCCTCATGTAAATGATAATCCCAGCCAAATCTCTGCTCCTACTGCATCTTCTACTTCTACAAGCAATAATCCAACAGAAGCAACTGCTGTTGCCAGTACAGCTGCATCTGGAAAGCAGGGAACTGAGGCTACTGATGATTTCTTTGACCCCCGTGTTGCCACTACAG GTAGCCCAGTAACTTCTAATAATGTTGAAATGGACTTTCTGGGCTCCCTGCCAGATCCGTTCTCATCAAATGCACTGCCTCTTGGGCCAGCTGTGGCAGAAATTGCCACTCATGAGGGCAATGCAAACACTGGTTCGACAGCTTCCTTGGCAGCGCCGTCACCTGGGTCTAATTTCGATCAG CAGTCTTTTGAAGATCCATTTGGTGATACGCCATTCAAGGCTGTTCCTAACAATGATGCTGCTCCATCTCAACCACAGACGTTCCAGAATCTGGGCCCATCCCAGTCAAGTGGCCTTAATGCAGATTCGGTCACAAACTTTGGATTTGGCGACTCATTTTCTGTTGTACCATACTCTGCAGCTGCTCCtggtgacactcatcatatctCTTCAAACTCTCAGTTTTTGTCCCAAGATTTCTCGTCTCCACAGCAGGAAATTGACATTCTTGCAGACATTCTTCCTCCTGCACCATCACCAGAGATGGCTTCACAGCACAACTTTTCATCTCCTGCTGTTGCTCTATATCCTCCTCCATTTTCATCTTCATCTAGCCAAATGGCATCACCTTTTTCTGAACCAACTGGTCAACTAAGCCAGCAAGGTTTCTCTGCCACAACCAGTCAACCTTCTCAAGGCTTTTCACTTCCTACTGGTCAATTTTCTGAGCAAGCCTTTTCAGCTCCTGCAGTTGCCCAACCATCACCTTCCTTTCCAGCTTCATCTAACCAAATGCCATTACCTTTTTCTGAACCAACTGGCCAACTTGGCCAGCTTGGTTTCTCTGCTGCGACCAGTCAGCCTTCACAAGCTGTTTCAGTCCCCACTGATCAATTTCCCCAGCAAACCTTATCAGCTCCCACCAGTCAATATGCACAACCCTTTTTATCTCATGCCAGGCAACCTGATTTGCATGCATTTTCATCATCAACTGGCCACTCTATGCTGCCACCTTTTACTTCTCAAGGTGGTCAACCTGCACAATCAAGTGGTCATATGTATAGTGCATTCCACCCCCAGGATGGATCTTTTACTTCAGGAGCTCCACATGCATCTGCTCAATCTCAAAATGGGTATAACGGTGCTATGAACAGTGGGAGCTACCTGCCACAAGGATCTACAGCATCTATTCCTTCACACGTAGCTCCCCAAGCTCCAACAGGACATTTATCACAGAACACGAACTTCATCAATTATGGTGGATCTAGTCCCCACACTACTTCCCATATGGTGTCTCACTCATCAACGCCACAAGCAGCACAGTTTAATGGCCAGAGCTTCATGGGACAACAGGGGAGTGCTGCACACCTTAGCTCACCACTTCCCCATCAGTCACTTGGTCCTAGTGCTGCACCATATGCTGTTTCAACCAGTTCAAGTCCTATGGTATCTCAACCCGCGAAGGACAAGTTTGAAACAAAATCAACAGTTTGGGCAGATACACTGAGCAGGGGACTGGTTAATTTGAATATATCTGGAC CTAAAACAAATCCATTAGCAGATATTGGGGTTGATTTTGATTCCATAAATAGGAAGGAGAAGAGAATGGAGAAGCCTACCACTACAGCTGTAACATCAACTGTGACTATGGGTAAAGCGATGGGAGCAGGTTCAGGTATAGGCCGGGCTGGTGCCGGTGCTCTCAGGACTCCTCAAAATCCTATGATGGGTTCTGGAATGGGTATGGGTATGGGCATGGGCATGAACAATGGCCCAGGTGCTGGTATGGGAATGGGAATAGGAATGAACAATGGCCCTGGTGCTGGAATGGGTATGGGAGGCTACGGAGGCATTAATCCATCAATGGGCATGGGTATGGGAATGGGCATGGGAATGGGTATGGGGCAAGGAGTCCAAATGCAACCCCCTATTGGAATGCCTCCCGGGTCTAACATGCCGGGTAACTATAATAACCCCATGATGGGTCCGGGTAGTTATGCCCAACAGCCATATGGTGGCTACCGGTGA
- the LOC130973631 gene encoding clathrin interactor EPSIN 3-like isoform X2: MKKAIGQTVRDLKRGVNKKVLKVPGIEQKVLDATSNEPWGPHGSLLSDIAQATRNPHEYQMIMSVIWKRVNDTGKNWRHVYKALTVLEYLVAHGSERVIDDIREHAYQISTLSEFQYVDSSGRDQGINVRKKSQGLVLLVNDKEKIIEVRQKAAANRDKFRNTSGNGMYRPGSGSGAYGDRYDDDRYGNREEDRNGYGYGREREPGYRDDDRYSRDGDRYGREYEERYSRDGYRDDDYRGRSQSVDYAYDTRSRSSDRDRDDDGQYSSRGSSAKAEDNSLEARLEKKLSEQNMGVPPSYEEAIGESCSPAHSERDVEASVASAPRDSSPHVNDNPSQISAPTASSTSTSNNPTEATAVASTAASGKQGTEATDDFFDPRVATTGSPVTSNNVEMDFLGSLPDPFSSNALPLGPAVAEIATHEGNANTGSTASLAAPSPGSNFDQSFEDPFGDTPFKAVPNNDAAPSQPQTFQNLGPSQSSGLNADSVTNFGFGDSFSVVPYSAAAPGDTHHISSNSQFLSQDFSSPQQEIDILADILPPAPSPEMASQHNFSSPAVALYPPPFSSSSSQMASPFSEPTGQLSQQGFSATTSQPSQGFSLPTGQFSEQAFSAPAVAQPSPSFPASSNQMPLPFSEPTGQLGQLGFSAATSQPSQAVSVPTDQFPQQTLSAPTSQYAQPFLSHARQPDLHAFSSSTGHSMLPPFTSQGGQPAQSSGHMYSAFHPQDGSFTSGAPHASAQSQNGYNGAMNSGSYLPQGSTASIPSHVAPQAPTGHLSQNTNFINYGGSSPHTTSHMVSHSSTPQAAQFNGQSFMGQQGSAAHLSSPLPHQSLGPSAAPYAVSTSSSPMVSQPAKDKFETKSTVWADTLSRGLVNLNISGPKTNPLADIGVDFDSINRKEKRMEKPTTTAVTSTVTMGKAMGAGSGIGRAGAGALRTPQNPMMGSGMGMGMGMGMNNGPGAGMGMGIGMNNGPGAGMGMGGYGGINPSMGMGMGMGMGMGMGQGVQMQPPIGMPPGSNMPGNYNNPMMGPGSYAQQPYGGYR; the protein is encoded by the exons ATGAAGAAGGCTATTGGTCAAACTGTTAGGGACCT AAAAAGGGGTGTTAATAAGAAAGTTCTGAAAGTTCCTGGGATTGAACAGAAG GTACTTGATGCTACCAGCAATGAGCCCtggggacctcatggatcacttctTTCAGATATTGCTCAGGCAACCAGAAATCC TCATGAATACCAGATGATCATGTCAGTAATCTGGAAGCGAGTTAATGACACGGGAAAGAATTGGCGCCATGTCTACAAG GCTTTGACAGTACTAGAGTACTTGGTGGCTCATGGGTCAGAGCGAGTCATAGATGATATCAGAGAACATGCTTATCAAATATCA ACATTGTCCGAATTTCAATATGTTGATTCCAGTGGAAGAGATCAAGGAATCAATGTTAGGAAGAAATCTCAGGGCCTTGTTCTCCTTGTGAATGATAAAGAAAAAATCATAGAGGTTAGGCAGAAGGCTGCTGCTAATAGGGACAA GTTTCGCAACACCTCAGGCAATGGAATGTATAGGCCTGGTTCAGGCAGTGGAGCTTATGGTGATAGGTATGATGATGATCGTTATGGAAACAGAGAGGAAGATAGAAATGGGTATGGATATGGAAGAGAAAGAGAACCAGGTTATAGAGATGATGACCGGTATAGTCGTGACGGGGATCGTTATGGCAGAGAATATGAGGAACGTTATAGTAGGGACGGTTACAGGGATGATGACTATAGAGGAAGAAGTCAAAGTGTTGATTACGCATATGATACAAGAAGCAGAAGCTCTGACAGAGACCGTGATGATGATGGCCAATACTCATCTCG AGGTAGCAGTGCCAAAGCTGAAGACAATTCTTTGGAAGCTAG GCTTGAGAAGAAACTTTCTGAGCAAAATATGGGTGTTCCTCCTAGTTATGAAGAAGCTATTGGTGAATCTTGCAGCCCTGCACACAGTGAAAG GGATGTAGAAGCTTCAGTAGCATCTGCTCCGAGAGACTCATCTCCTCATGTAAATGATAATCCCAGCCAAATCTCTGCTCCTACTGCATCTTCTACTTCTACAAGCAATAATCCAACAGAAGCAACTGCTGTTGCCAGTACAGCTGCATCTGGAAAGCAGGGAACTGAGGCTACTGATGATTTCTTTGACCCCCGTGTTGCCACTACAG GTAGCCCAGTAACTTCTAATAATGTTGAAATGGACTTTCTGGGCTCCCTGCCAGATCCGTTCTCATCAAATGCACTGCCTCTTGGGCCAGCTGTGGCAGAAATTGCCACTCATGAGGGCAATGCAAACACTGGTTCGACAGCTTCCTTGGCAGCGCCGTCACCTGGGTCTAATTTCGATCAG TCTTTTGAAGATCCATTTGGTGATACGCCATTCAAGGCTGTTCCTAACAATGATGCTGCTCCATCTCAACCACAGACGTTCCAGAATCTGGGCCCATCCCAGTCAAGTGGCCTTAATGCAGATTCGGTCACAAACTTTGGATTTGGCGACTCATTTTCTGTTGTACCATACTCTGCAGCTGCTCCtggtgacactcatcatatctCTTCAAACTCTCAGTTTTTGTCCCAAGATTTCTCGTCTCCACAGCAGGAAATTGACATTCTTGCAGACATTCTTCCTCCTGCACCATCACCAGAGATGGCTTCACAGCACAACTTTTCATCTCCTGCTGTTGCTCTATATCCTCCTCCATTTTCATCTTCATCTAGCCAAATGGCATCACCTTTTTCTGAACCAACTGGTCAACTAAGCCAGCAAGGTTTCTCTGCCACAACCAGTCAACCTTCTCAAGGCTTTTCACTTCCTACTGGTCAATTTTCTGAGCAAGCCTTTTCAGCTCCTGCAGTTGCCCAACCATCACCTTCCTTTCCAGCTTCATCTAACCAAATGCCATTACCTTTTTCTGAACCAACTGGCCAACTTGGCCAGCTTGGTTTCTCTGCTGCGACCAGTCAGCCTTCACAAGCTGTTTCAGTCCCCACTGATCAATTTCCCCAGCAAACCTTATCAGCTCCCACCAGTCAATATGCACAACCCTTTTTATCTCATGCCAGGCAACCTGATTTGCATGCATTTTCATCATCAACTGGCCACTCTATGCTGCCACCTTTTACTTCTCAAGGTGGTCAACCTGCACAATCAAGTGGTCATATGTATAGTGCATTCCACCCCCAGGATGGATCTTTTACTTCAGGAGCTCCACATGCATCTGCTCAATCTCAAAATGGGTATAACGGTGCTATGAACAGTGGGAGCTACCTGCCACAAGGATCTACAGCATCTATTCCTTCACACGTAGCTCCCCAAGCTCCAACAGGACATTTATCACAGAACACGAACTTCATCAATTATGGTGGATCTAGTCCCCACACTACTTCCCATATGGTGTCTCACTCATCAACGCCACAAGCAGCACAGTTTAATGGCCAGAGCTTCATGGGACAACAGGGGAGTGCTGCACACCTTAGCTCACCACTTCCCCATCAGTCACTTGGTCCTAGTGCTGCACCATATGCTGTTTCAACCAGTTCAAGTCCTATGGTATCTCAACCCGCGAAGGACAAGTTTGAAACAAAATCAACAGTTTGGGCAGATACACTGAGCAGGGGACTGGTTAATTTGAATATATCTGGAC CTAAAACAAATCCATTAGCAGATATTGGGGTTGATTTTGATTCCATAAATAGGAAGGAGAAGAGAATGGAGAAGCCTACCACTACAGCTGTAACATCAACTGTGACTATGGGTAAAGCGATGGGAGCAGGTTCAGGTATAGGCCGGGCTGGTGCCGGTGCTCTCAGGACTCCTCAAAATCCTATGATGGGTTCTGGAATGGGTATGGGTATGGGCATGGGCATGAACAATGGCCCAGGTGCTGGTATGGGAATGGGAATAGGAATGAACAATGGCCCTGGTGCTGGAATGGGTATGGGAGGCTACGGAGGCATTAATCCATCAATGGGCATGGGTATGGGAATGGGCATGGGAATGGGTATGGGGCAAGGAGTCCAAATGCAACCCCCTATTGGAATGCCTCCCGGGTCTAACATGCCGGGTAACTATAATAACCCCATGATGGGTCCGGGTAGTTATGCCCAACAGCCATATGGTGGCTACCGGTGA